The nucleotide sequence AGGCTTGGCGCCACCAGCGTACTGCTCGATCAAACGGAAGATCAGTTCCCCTTCGCGGCCCGCGTCACAAGCGTTCACCAACTGCCCCACGTCTTTGCGCTTGGCCAGTTTGACCACGGCGTTGAGGCGGGTCTTGGTCTTGTCCACGGGCTTGAGGTCAAAGTGGGGCGGGATGACTGGCAAGTTGGCAAAGCTCCATTTGCCGCGTTTGACATCAAACTCTTCAGGCGCCTGAATCTCGACCAAGTGGCCTACGGCGCTGGAGACGACATAGTCTTCACTTTCAAAGTACTCATCGTGCTTGTCGAACTTGCCCGCCGTAGGTGTCAGCGCCCGCACAATATCTTGGGCGACCGAAGGCTTTTCTGCAATGACCAATGTTTTGCCGATAACGCTGTTTTTCATCTGATTACAATTCCGGTTGCTCGCGTGCGCACGGGCGCGCACCTACACACGCAGGCGCACGCATGTGCGCCCATACGATTCACCATACCAAATTTTTGACGCGTGTCCAAAAAATCTGCCAATACCCCCCGAGCCGCCGCCCCACACTCCACGCGCCGAATCCAAACCCGCCGCTCCGGTGTGCATGGCAAAGGCGTCTTCGCGGTGCAGGACATTGCAGAGGGCGAACGCATCATTGAATATGTGGGCGAGGTCATCACTTGGGCCGAAGCGCAACGCCGCCACCCCCACGACCCGACGGATCCTAACCACACCTTCTACTTCCATATTGATGAAAACCGGGTGATTGACGCCCTGTATGGCGGCAACTCGTCGCGCTGGATCAACCATTCCTGCGACGGCAACTGCGAAGCGGATGAAGAAAACGGGCGCATCTATATCAAGGCACTGCGCAACATCCACGCTGGCGAAGAGTTGAACTACGACTACGGCTTGATTCTGGATGAGCGCTACACACCCAAGCTCAAGGCGGAGTACCCCTGCTGGTGCGGCAGCAAGAACTGCCGCGGTACCTTGTTGGCACCTAAGAAGCGATGAGTTCCACTGTTCTTGGGGGCATGCCGTGATTGTCCGCTGGCCCAGCGAAGCAATTTGGGAGGACCTAGTGCCCTCGCTGCCTGGTTTTACGGTAGAGATCGTCCCAGAACTGGATTCCACCAACTCTGAACTCATGCGGCGCGCGCGTAATGGACTGTTTGAGCCCATTTTGCTGGTGGCTGAGCGACAGACGGCGGGGCGCGGGCGCTTGGGTCGTGACTGGGCCAGTGACACACAGCCTGCCGCTGCGGGCGCTGCATCACTTACGTTTTCTTTGGGATTGCTTTTGGCTCCGCAGGACTGGTCAGGTTTGTCTTTGGTGGTCGGCTTGGCGGTGGTGGAGGCTTTGCATCCTGGCTTGCAGCTGAAGTGGCCCAACGATGTGTGGTTGGATGAGCGCAAGCTGGGCGGCATTTTGATTGAAACAGCAACCGGTGTCGGTGATATGCGCTATGTGGTGATTGGCGTGGGCCTGAATCTGACCATGCCAGACTCTCAAGGTTTGCGCACCCCTGCTGCCGCGTTGCGCGAAGTACTGCCCGGGGTCGAAGCACCCACCGTTTTGGAGCGGGTTGTACGGCCCCTGGTGCATGCGGTTCAGCGGTTTTCAGAGACGGGCTTTGTCCCTTTTCGCGCAGCTTTTGCCAAGCGCGATGTGCTGCAGGGCCGCGATGTGTTGTGCAGCGATGGCCAGTCGGGTGCATGTCGGGGGGTAGACGGCCGTGGTGCCCTGCTGGTGCATACTGCAGAGGGGCTGGTCTCCATCACCAGTGCCGAGGTGAGCGTGCGCCCTGCGCCCGCGCCTCCTTCTCCATCTGCTTTCGGGGCGTGAACCCATGGTGCGACTGATTGTCTTGGCCTTGATTTTGGCAAACGGGGTGTACTTTGCGTGGTCGCAGGGGCTGTTGCGTGACTACGGCTTTGCGCCTACCTCGCAGAGCGAGCCCCAGCGACTGGCGCAGCAACTTCACCCCGAGATGCTGACGGTTTTAAGTGCCACGGACCTGAAGCGCATTGAGCAGCAAGTGCAGGCTGATCTTGCGCCCAAAGAGTGTTTGCGCGCAGGTCCATTTGACGATGCGCAAGCCGCTGCACTGCGCAATGTCTTGGAGGGTGCACTGCCTGCCGGTTCCTGGCAGTTGGACACGGTGACCTTACCCGCGCGGTGGATCATTTACATGGGCAAGTTTGCCAATACCGACGCGATGGCCAAAAAGAAGGCCGAACTGGCGGCCATGCGCCTCAAAACCGAGCCACTCAACAACCCCTCGCTGGAGTTGGGTCTGTCTTTGGGGGGCTTTGAGACGCAGGCTAGCGCTGGAGCCGAGTTGCAGCGGCTGAACCAGCGTGGCATCCGCACCGCGCGGGTGGTGCAAGAGCGCGAGGAAAGTCGCACCACACAGCTCAAGCTGCCAGCGGTGAACGAATCCTTGAAGGCACGCGTGGCAGACATCAAACCTGCTTTGCTGGGCCACCCACTCAAAAGCTGTTCTTAGAAGCTAGCTGCCGCTGGGCGAGAAGCGCACAGTTAGGCATGCTCCCGGCTGGGGCTGGCCGGGGCGGCAGTCGTCGATGGTGACCGTGGCTTGGTGTTGGCGTGCGATTTCCAGCACGATGGGAAGTCCCAGTCCAGAGCCATCAGCCTCGGTACCCAAGACCCGGTAAAAGGGTTGGAACACCAGTTCACGCTCCGCGGCCGGTATACCGGGACCCGAGTTTTCTACTTGCAGGACGGGGACTTTGCTAAACGGGTCTACCAACACCCGGGTGGTGATGACACCCGGTGTCTCGGCGCTAGAGGGCGTGTAGTTGATCGCGTTATCCACTAAGTTGCGGATCATTTCCTTGATCAAGGTGGGGTTGCCTGCAATCGTGCCGCCTGCGGTGCCGGGTTGCACACCTTCGTAGCCAACATCAATCTCTTTGTCCATGGCGCGGGGCGCGCAGTCGCGGGTGACTTCCATGGTGAGTTTTGCCAAATCACACGGTTGCTGCGCCAAGACCGCGCCACTGCTCTCGGCGCGAGCCAGCGCCAGCAGCTGGTTGACGGTATGGGTGGCCCGGATGCTGGAGCGGCCAATTTGGCGCAAGGACTGTTTCAGGTCTTCGGCGTTGGCTCCTTCACGTTGGGCCAAGTCGGCCTGCATGCGCAGACCCGCCAGCGGCGTTTTGAGCTGGTGCGCTGCATCTGCCAAGAACCGTTTTTGCGTGGCGATGGAGTCTTTCAGGCGCAGTAGCAAATCATTCACAGACTCTACCAATGGCGCAACTTCGAGGGGCACGGCCTGGGCGTCTAAAGCGCTCAGGTCATCAGGACTACGTGCCCGAATACGCTCTTCGAGCCGGTTCAGCGGTTTGATGGCTTGCACCAACGCGAGCCACACCAGCAGGACAGCCAGGGGCAAGATAACAAACTGGGGCAGCATCACGCCCTTCACAATTTCGGTGGCCAAGACCGAGCGTTTGTCCATGGTTTCTGCTACTTGCACCAAGGCCGGTTTGCCTTGCGCCACGTCCAGCCTGACCCACATGTAGGCTACTTTCAGATCTACGCCTTTGTATTCGGCGTCACGCATGTGGATTTCACCGACCGCCAAACGGTCGTCATCGGGGGGGCTAGGCAGGTTACGCTCGCCGCTGAGGTACTCGCCATCGGAGCCCAGTACTTGGTAGTACACCGTGTCTGCATCGTCTGCGCGCAAAAGCTCTCGGGCAGGCAGGGGGAGTGAAAACTGCGCTCGGCTCTTGTTGACCGTGATCAGCTGTGCGAGTGCCCCCACGTTGTACTCAAGGGCCCTGTCAAAGGGCTTGCCGGCTATGCCTTGCGCCACGAGCCAGGTGAGCACCAAGCTCACGGGCCACAGCAACAGTAGAGGCGTGAGCATCCAGTCCAAAATCTCCCCAAAAAGGGAACGTTGCTCACGTTGAAAGATCTTCACGTAGACGACTCCGTCAACCGTGTGGG is from Rhodoferax aquaticus and encodes:
- a CDS encoding SET domain-containing protein translates to MSKKSANTPRAAAPHSTRRIQTRRSGVHGKGVFAVQDIAEGERIIEYVGEVITWAEAQRRHPHDPTDPNHTFYFHIDENRVIDALYGGNSSRWINHSCDGNCEADEENGRIYIKALRNIHAGEELNYDYGLILDERYTPKLKAEYPCWCGSKNCRGTLLAPKKR
- a CDS encoding biotin--[acetyl-CoA-carboxylase] ligase → MPSLPGFTVEIVPELDSTNSELMRRARNGLFEPILLVAERQTAGRGRLGRDWASDTQPAAAGAASLTFSLGLLLAPQDWSGLSLVVGLAVVEALHPGLQLKWPNDVWLDERKLGGILIETATGVGDMRYVVIGVGLNLTMPDSQGLRTPAAALREVLPGVEAPTVLERVVRPLVHAVQRFSETGFVPFRAAFAKRDVLQGRDVLCSDGQSGACRGVDGRGALLVHTAEGLVSITSAEVSVRPAPAPPSPSAFGA
- a CDS encoding SPOR domain-containing protein encodes the protein MVRLIVLALILANGVYFAWSQGLLRDYGFAPTSQSEPQRLAQQLHPEMLTVLSATDLKRIEQQVQADLAPKECLRAGPFDDAQAAALRNVLEGALPAGSWQLDTVTLPARWIIYMGKFANTDAMAKKKAELAAMRLKTEPLNNPSLELGLSLGGFETQASAGAELQRLNQRGIRTARVVQEREESRTTQLKLPAVNESLKARVADIKPALLGHPLKSCS
- a CDS encoding sensor histidine kinase encodes the protein MKIFQREQRSLFGEILDWMLTPLLLLWPVSLVLTWLVAQGIAGKPFDRALEYNVGALAQLITVNKSRAQFSLPLPARELLRADDADTVYYQVLGSDGEYLSGERNLPSPPDDDRLAVGEIHMRDAEYKGVDLKVAYMWVRLDVAQGKPALVQVAETMDKRSVLATEIVKGVMLPQFVILPLAVLLVWLALVQAIKPLNRLEERIRARSPDDLSALDAQAVPLEVAPLVESVNDLLLRLKDSIATQKRFLADAAHQLKTPLAGLRMQADLAQREGANAEDLKQSLRQIGRSSIRATHTVNQLLALARAESSGAVLAQQPCDLAKLTMEVTRDCAPRAMDKEIDVGYEGVQPGTAGGTIAGNPTLIKEMIRNLVDNAINYTPSSAETPGVITTRVLVDPFSKVPVLQVENSGPGIPAAERELVFQPFYRVLGTEADGSGLGLPIVLEIARQHQATVTIDDCRPGQPQPGACLTVRFSPSGS